A genomic region of Denitromonas sp. contains the following coding sequences:
- a CDS encoding strawberry notch C-terminal domain-containing protein, with product MAKTEEERGVALRILSAAQAPRYQEQRDLAAAQLGRHVYLSPMRPFWVGFDREAEADAGFVGYLGELRLVETRRAASVAFLNRFELLPASPEAMRAVASELVASRVSVALSHGAERRMAVAWRTGGAVTVAEFDVSEPGSPAPIGSRSADSLDLALVAMAQGGYSREVPDRYVGRYLGSAIEAQRVLAELAEIRRGDHPGYAGLSDAVANADSFLWSYAQSEPDMAAEVAGDWLASPGEHSARSGLSPERVGQLGSQLVSLLENRKLQQAEPAAAPVERKPEEGRSMSKKQKWIDLAEHGIYLGDQRMADGKHRLVVLDMQDRGDPARLREIGFLPVVGSPRYDKGIYYLHGDDQRLRPKALAAAFGIESCPLVEVEPAEIDRVFREKITEKFGANLNALTMRSRPLGQNRAGQYVYESPAGRFIRLSSDNAVAEGSQQAAKLGRPAFLRASDDEELRACAEGFLWTIRQGGKTAWPDLVRFAKTVYGKHARDGEPSDDQLHHLQEAVEAASYRRFTALASKPDEAAFRLATDFYYGLPTARMRTAESVFLQQYSTPLPMSVIAQRLLVGNDDLTGKSALEPTAGNGGLVNLLPEAVRVFGVELDANRFAALRETGRIQPHLGDATEVGFRRVFGMEQGFDYTIANPPFGQMDAPKAFDKIPNVRKLDHYIPLRALEARKDAGRSVVIFGADSAQSDGTIKGGAKAFLNYLHDHYEVHGMTEVDGRLYARHGAGFNVRLLVIGDKRPEPIQAEVPEKLPIITSYDDLWQWAGHVIERYDAPKPEPVKKQIAEPSVSASALGGVEPVFGAGAAAVRTAEQDEGPAADAIAEDDVLSGLPHPVRDRLGFALTGLRDIYARLENVERARGKGHILALEVRDVQEGIAQRRAVLAEFRELAPQNGVDAERVIAALGGEPDLSVFGEPAAVEASEQDAALPEQGGPVKSGSEQSVPRAPGTANQSGVVESGAAQPASGAGQSEPWQMTLQAWNSEVSASRAGSGIGVPTRNSGSEAAARFKRLEFLKYGVTDWASEKLAAAQRGEVKLTQEELAEITDRLETPVTHRDVIDKALAEGKPVPQAVLSDYPDLSAPAERHVNEFQAPYQAASRIGEPTAMVPINMAGATYAALNDLESRFGGIDKYVAGKLRYDEEELSRYFSPEQVDAIGLAIKAVEEGRGIINADQTGMGKGRFVAAMLRYAKLNEKMPVFLTIKSELFTDIFRDISDIGSQHLFKKLFIFNDGESVKRFGTENEVLYRATTPQERKAALTSGAVEPDTDMVLATYSQFMRAYHKNPKAALLTEIAANNGMLILDEAHVASGASNLSATVGQAVANSDAVLYASATPLKGVSNFAIYNKIFPDSVDLRTLPDTLKAGGEALQEAISTNMARDGVLIRREHDFSKLTFHTRNPDAARRQRNVELADSLSDIIGEMSYLAGDVSKAVSDMNKGYKKGWEEIPEKDRQGARMQASSMNFGSRLYSLNRQFLLGIKIEDAVETALNDLSNGRKPVIAVENTGESLLRQVISRRAGIEHLEAELTELDERAGALSEEEKARRDVLVSSINDAMRNVVLDEPPQYRELLESMLDRIGVIKIQGRYGDVQRIKPESEEYQEAEDRVREKIRAFPDLPLTPIDVVKKELQQRGHPVAEVSGRTASITPNAANPAMWDVNFHAKADAVANVAGFQNGKYDAIVITRSGSTGISLHATDRFEDSDIRQRDFIVLQKAANIAEFLQWMGRVNRKDQVVPPVITGLESGLPAELRLTMMHNAKLRKLSANTTSNRENANLEGEEFDLLNDVGDRVALEWLAENPDVAELLDINLPSEDDLDDAARFSQECPYINKLMGRLMMVSVEKQEEILKTLTERFADKIEELEQRGENPFKVDVFEWKAKIVKEEELQSGVIRSAGSTFDEPVKLVTVRYEQDIFPIRSEKLLGMVKAGLELYRAEPAVDERGSLRSFREQLEGMRDGWVRRQLPTKLRESEEPLSVLLDGKDVAGAKGAKERADWLLTNLDAFRPGVRLTHEDPFKGERKGVITSVELPKDKEDFFLLSKYRAKVAFPGEDRVREITLATVRTQGKDLFSGSWISLDPDKVATMPHIKRQAEQVMAEFDAAPDGKVIRTQYVLQGNIFRACELASKQKLGSPILFTDEEGNRQRAVLLKDRITPDMVKALPIGLDARDICDYIDEYLDPKHPEFRQRSMYGSFRIYDAGVKDMKKGEGIMFEVLNGGDAFRLSIPGTKSRAGALMTDGTIFDIGQKTPEGSLRLKLSGTKSYMQVDVDRDDLRSLMELMQRNHHVGKFYVPEPDHDVIKALKERFRLEHGRNLEVATDDGPAP from the coding sequence TGAGGGCAGTGGCGAGTGAATTGGTTGCATCCAGAGTAAGCGTGGCACTGAGTCATGGCGCGGAGCGACGTATGGCCGTCGCTTGGCGCACTGGTGGAGCAGTGACGGTTGCTGAGTTTGACGTGTCCGAGCCGGGTAGCCCGGCTCCGATTGGCTCGCGGAGTGCTGACAGTCTTGATCTTGCGCTGGTCGCGATGGCGCAGGGCGGGTACTCGCGAGAGGTGCCTGATCGCTACGTGGGTCGCTACCTCGGAAGTGCCATCGAGGCGCAGCGGGTGCTTGCTGAGCTTGCGGAGATCAGGCGCGGGGATCATCCCGGTTATGCCGGTTTGTCCGATGCGGTCGCGAATGCCGACAGCTTCCTTTGGAGTTATGCGCAGAGCGAGCCGGACATGGCTGCCGAAGTGGCGGGGGATTGGCTGGCGTCACCGGGGGAGCATAGCGCGAGGTCGGGCCTGTCGCCCGAGCGCGTGGGGCAGCTTGGAAGCCAGCTTGTGTCGCTTCTCGAAAATCGGAAATTGCAGCAGGCCGAGCCTGCGGCTGCGCCGGTCGAGCGCAAGCCAGAGGAAGGACGGAGTATGTCGAAAAAACAAAAATGGATTGACCTTGCCGAACATGGCATCTACCTCGGCGATCAGCGCATGGCGGATGGAAAGCATCGGCTAGTGGTGCTGGACATGCAGGATCGCGGCGATCCGGCCCGCCTGCGCGAAATTGGCTTCCTTCCTGTGGTCGGCTCGCCGCGCTACGACAAGGGCATTTACTACCTCCACGGTGACGATCAGCGGCTGCGCCCAAAGGCGCTCGCGGCGGCATTCGGCATCGAGAGTTGTCCGCTCGTTGAAGTGGAGCCAGCGGAAATCGACCGGGTGTTCCGGGAGAAGATCACCGAGAAGTTCGGTGCAAACTTGAACGCGCTGACCATGCGTTCGCGGCCTCTCGGCCAGAACCGGGCGGGCCAGTACGTCTATGAGTCCCCAGCGGGGCGTTTCATTCGGCTGTCGTCGGACAATGCTGTCGCGGAGGGATCGCAGCAGGCTGCGAAGCTCGGGCGGCCTGCGTTCCTGCGGGCGTCGGATGATGAGGAATTGCGTGCGTGCGCGGAAGGGTTCCTCTGGACGATCAGGCAAGGCGGCAAGACAGCGTGGCCCGATCTGGTGCGGTTTGCCAAGACTGTGTATGGCAAGCACGCTCGTGACGGGGAACCCTCGGACGATCAGTTGCACCACTTGCAGGAGGCGGTCGAGGCGGCGAGCTATCGCCGCTTCACGGCGCTCGCCAGCAAGCCCGACGAGGCGGCATTCAGGCTCGCCACGGACTTCTACTATGGTCTGCCAACTGCGCGGATGCGCACCGCCGAAAGTGTGTTTCTCCAGCAGTATTCGACACCGCTCCCGATGTCGGTCATCGCTCAGCGCCTGTTGGTAGGCAACGATGATCTGACTGGCAAGTCGGCGCTTGAGCCGACCGCAGGCAATGGCGGTCTGGTCAATCTTTTGCCGGAAGCGGTGCGGGTATTTGGCGTCGAGCTTGATGCTAACCGCTTTGCCGCCCTGCGGGAGACGGGGCGCATTCAGCCGCATCTCGGTGATGCGACTGAGGTGGGGTTCCGCCGCGTGTTCGGGATGGAGCAGGGCTTCGATTACACCATCGCGAATCCGCCGTTCGGGCAGATGGACGCACCCAAGGCGTTCGACAAGATTCCGAATGTGCGCAAGCTCGATCACTACATCCCCCTGCGGGCGCTGGAGGCCCGCAAGGATGCAGGCCGCTCGGTGGTGATCTTCGGTGCAGACAGTGCGCAATCGGATGGCACCATCAAGGGTGGCGCGAAGGCGTTTCTCAACTACCTCCATGACCACTACGAGGTGCATGGGATGACCGAGGTGGATGGCCGCTTGTACGCACGGCACGGGGCTGGCTTCAACGTCCGGCTGCTGGTGATTGGCGACAAGCGACCCGAGCCAATTCAGGCCGAAGTGCCGGAGAAGCTGCCGATCATCACGAGCTACGACGATCTGTGGCAGTGGGCTGGGCATGTCATCGAACGCTACGACGCACCGAAGCCCGAGCCGGTGAAAAAGCAGATTGCAGAACCGAGCGTCAGCGCGTCGGCCTTGGGCGGCGTAGAGCCGGTGTTTGGCGCGGGCGCGGCTGCCGTGCGTACCGCAGAGCAAGACGAAGGGCCAGCGGCGGATGCCATTGCAGAAGATGACGTGTTGTCCGGTCTGCCGCATCCGGTGCGCGACCGACTTGGTTTCGCGCTGACCGGGCTGCGCGACATCTATGCGCGGCTGGAGAACGTGGAGCGTGCGCGTGGAAAGGGCCACATCCTTGCGCTGGAAGTTCGCGATGTTCAAGAGGGAATTGCGCAGCGCCGGGCAGTGCTCGCTGAGTTTCGTGAGCTTGCGCCCCAGAATGGGGTGGACGCGGAGCGGGTGATTGCGGCGCTCGGCGGCGAGCCTGACCTGAGCGTGTTTGGTGAGCCTGCGGCGGTCGAGGCATCGGAACAAGATGCCGCGCTCCCAGAGCAGGGCGGGCCTGTCAAATCCGGTAGCGAGCAGAGTGTGCCACGAGCGCCGGGGACGGCCAATCAATCGGGTGTCGTGGAGTCTGGCGCGGCGCAACCGGCGAGCGGAGCCGGGCAGAGCGAGCCGTGGCAGATGACTTTGCAGGCATGGAATAGCGAAGTGTCCGCGAGTCGTGCTGGTTCCGGTATCGGTGTGCCGACGCGCAACTCCGGCAGCGAGGCGGCTGCGCGGTTCAAGCGGCTTGAGTTCTTGAAGTACGGCGTCACCGATTGGGCGAGTGAGAAGCTGGCTGCCGCACAGAGGGGCGAGGTCAAGCTGACGCAGGAAGAGTTGGCGGAGATCACGGACAGGTTGGAGACGCCTGTCACGCATCGGGACGTGATCGACAAGGCTTTGGCGGAAGGCAAGCCAGTGCCGCAGGCGGTGCTGTCGGACTATCCCGACCTCAGTGCCCCGGCAGAGCGCCACGTCAATGAGTTCCAAGCGCCGTATCAGGCGGCGTCGCGGATCGGCGAGCCGACCGCTATGGTGCCAATCAACATGGCGGGAGCCACCTACGCCGCGCTCAACGATCTGGAATCGCGATTCGGTGGCATCGACAAGTATGTCGCCGGGAAGCTCCGGTACGACGAAGAGGAACTGTCCCGGTATTTTAGCCCGGAGCAGGTGGATGCCATCGGCCTCGCCATCAAGGCGGTGGAAGAGGGGCGGGGCATCATCAATGCCGACCAGACGGGCATGGGCAAGGGGCGGTTCGTCGCGGCAATGCTGCGCTATGCGAAGCTCAACGAGAAGATGCCGGTGTTCCTGACCATCAAATCGGAGTTGTTCACTGACATCTTCCGGGACATCAGCGACATCGGCAGTCAGCACCTCTTCAAAAAGCTGTTCATCTTCAACGATGGCGAGAGCGTCAAGCGGTTCGGCACTGAAAACGAGGTTCTGTACCGGGCGACGACGCCACAGGAGCGCAAGGCGGCTCTGACGAGCGGGGCAGTGGAGCCTGACACCGACATGGTGTTGGCGACCTACTCGCAGTTCATGCGTGCGTACCACAAGAACCCGAAGGCCGCGTTGCTGACGGAGATCGCGGCCAACAACGGGATGCTGATTCTTGACGAGGCGCATGTTGCCTCTGGCGCGTCGAATCTGTCCGCGACGGTCGGGCAGGCTGTGGCGAACAGCGACGCGGTGCTTTATGCGTCAGCAACCCCGCTCAAAGGGGTATCCAACTTCGCCATCTACAACAAGATTTTCCCGGATTCGGTCGATCTGCGGACGCTCCCGGATACGCTCAAGGCCGGTGGCGAGGCGTTGCAGGAAGCGATCTCGACCAACATGGCTCGTGACGGGGTACTCATCCGGCGCGAGCATGACTTCTCGAAGCTGACCTTCCACACTCGCAATCCCGACGCTGCACGTCGCCAGCGCAACGTCGAGCTTGCCGATTCGCTTTCCGACATCATCGGCGAGATGTCCTACCTTGCTGGCGACGTGTCGAAGGCCGTCTCCGACATGAACAAGGGGTACAAGAAGGGCTGGGAGGAAATCCCCGAGAAGGACAGGCAGGGTGCGCGTATGCAGGCGTCCAGCATGAATTTCGGCTCGCGCCTCTACAGCCTCAACCGGCAGTTCCTGCTGGGCATCAAGATCGAGGATGCGGTGGAAACCGCGTTGAACGATCTCTCCAACGGGCGCAAGCCGGTGATTGCCGTGGAGAACACGGGCGAGTCGCTGTTGCGTCAGGTGATCTCCCGTCGCGCCGGGATCGAGCATCTGGAGGCGGAATTGACCGAACTGGATGAGCGTGCCGGGGCGTTGAGCGAAGAAGAGAAGGCTCGCCGCGATGTGCTCGTGTCGAGCATCAACGACGCGATGCGCAACGTGGTGCTCGACGAGCCGCCGCAGTACCGCGAGTTGCTTGAGTCCATGCTTGACCGGATTGGCGTCATCAAGATTCAGGGGCGCTACGGGGATGTGCAGCGCATCAAGCCGGAGAGCGAGGAATACCAAGAGGCTGAGGACAGGGTGCGCGAGAAGATTCGCGCCTTCCCAGACCTTCCGCTGACCCCGATTGACGTAGTGAAGAAGGAGTTGCAGCAGCGAGGTCATCCGGTGGCCGAGGTTTCCGGGCGCACGGCGTCTATCACGCCGAACGCAGCCAACCCGGCGATGTGGGACGTGAACTTCCATGCGAAGGCGGATGCGGTCGCGAACGTGGCGGGCTTCCAGAACGGCAAGTACGACGCCATCGTCATCACCCGCTCCGGCTCCACGGGCATCTCGCTGCACGCCACGGATCGCTTCGAGGATTCCGACATTCGCCAACGCGACTTCATCGTGTTGCAGAAGGCCGCCAACATCGCGGAGTTCTTGCAATGGATGGGGCGGGTGAACCGTAAGGATCAGGTGGTTCCGCCTGTCATCACTGGACTGGAGTCCGGGCTTCCTGCCGAACTGCGGCTCACGATGATGCACAACGCGAAGCTGCGCAAGCTGTCAGCCAACACCACAAGCAACCGGGAGAATGCGAATCTCGAAGGCGAGGAATTCGATCTGCTCAACGATGTGGGGGATCGAGTCGCCTTGGAATGGCTGGCAGAGAACCCTGATGTGGCCGAACTGCTCGACATCAACCTGCCGAGCGAGGACGACTTGGACGATGCTGCGCGGTTTTCGCAGGAGTGCCCGTATATCAACAAGTTGATGGGCCGCCTGATGATGGTGAGCGTGGAAAAGCAGGAGGAAATCCTGAAAACGCTCACGGAGCGGTTTGCCGACAAGATCGAGGAACTGGAGCAGCGCGGGGAAAACCCGTTCAAGGTCGATGTCTTCGAGTGGAAGGCCAAGATCGTCAAGGAAGAAGAACTGCAAAGTGGCGTGATCCGGTCGGCTGGAAGCACCTTCGATGAGCCGGTGAAGCTGGTCACGGTGCGGTACGAGCAGGACATCTTCCCCATCCGCTCCGAGAAGCTGCTTGGCATGGTGAAGGCCGGGCTTGAGCTGTACCGGGCCGAGCCAGCGGTGGATGAACGCGGCTCGCTGCGCTCTTTCCGCGAGCAGCTTGAAGGGATGAGGGACGGCTGGGTGCGTCGCCAGTTGCCGACCAAGCTGCGCGAGTCCGAAGAGCCGCTGTCGGTACTGCTCGACGGCAAAGATGTGGCTGGGGCGAAGGGGGCCAAGGAACGGGCGGACTGGCTTCTGACGAACCTTGATGCCTTCCGTCCCGGTGTTCGCCTCACCCATGAAGACCCGTTCAAGGGTGAGCGAAAAGGGGTCATCACCTCGGTCGAGCTACCAAAGGACAAGGAGGACTTCTTCCTGCTCTCGAAGTACCGGGCCAAGGTGGCTTTCCCCGGCGAGGACAGAGTGCGGGAGATCACGCTGGCGACCGTGCGGACGCAGGGCAAGGACTTGTTCTCCGGGTCATGGATCAGCCTCGACCCGGACAAGGTGGCGACCATGCCTCATATCAAGCGGCAGGCCGAGCAGGTGATGGCCGAGTTCGATGCCGCACCCGATGGCAAGGTGATCCGCACCCAATACGTGCTGCAAGGCAACATCTTCCGGGCGTGCGAACTGGCGAGCAAGCAGAAGCTGGGTTCTCCGATCCTGTTCACCGATGAAGAGGGCAACCGGCAGCGGGCGGTTTTGCTCAAGGATCGCATTACGCCGGACATGGTGAAGGCACTGCCCATCGGTTTGGATGCGCGGGACATCTGCGACTACATCGACGAGTACCTCGATCCGAAGCACCCCGAGTTCCGTCAACGCTCGATGTACGGGTCGTTCCGCATCTACGACGCCGGGGTGAAGGACATGAAGAAGGGCGAGGGCATCATGTTCGAGGTGCTCAATGGCGGCGATGCCTTCCGTCTGAGTATCCCCGGCACCAAGTCGAGGGCGGGTGCGCTGATGACCGATGGAACGATCTTCGACATCGGCCAGAAGACGCCGGAAGGCAGTCTGCGGCTAAAGCTGAGTGGCACCAAGTCCTACATGCAGGTGGATGTGGACAGGGACGATCTGCGCTCCCTGATGGAGCTTATGCAGCGCAATCACCATGTCGGCAAGTTCTACGTGCCTGAACCCGACCACGATGTCATCAAGGCGTTGAAGGAGCGGTTCCGGCTGGAGCACGGCAGGAACCTTGAGGTGGCGACGGATGATGGCCCGGCTCCATGA